A window of the Bacteroides thetaiotaomicron VPI-5482 genome harbors these coding sequences:
- a CDS encoding retron St85 family RNA-directed DNA polymerase, whose protein sequence is MDGILITILIVTGFLIYKLISSSRKQEGYKRWKATGSGNTTNEETSKNKWEHGAWLRHALGVVTPKTRTCPVFDEEAVVWCANLLGIEVMRLKEILQDVSSHYREFWIRKRRGGYRMISAPDKELKAIQDTIYHRILLSVNVHPAATGFRRQHSIVDNVRPHLGKRYVLKTDIHDFFISIRSPRVKKTFEKIGYPKNISKVLGELCCMRRHLPQGASTSPVLSNIIAYEMDRKLAAMAEEFGLTYSRYADDLTFSGDVFPKDQVLARVKEIIREEKFEPNHQKTRFLNEYDRKIITGVSVSSGVKLTIPKARKREIRKNVYFILTKGLAEHQRRIGSHDPAYLKRLIGSLCYWRSIEPDNTYVSDSIATLKRLQNGS, encoded by the coding sequence ATGGACGGAATTTTAATTACGATACTTATTGTTACCGGTTTTCTGATTTATAAATTGATTTCTTCGAGCCGGAAACAGGAAGGATACAAGAGATGGAAAGCAACAGGCAGCGGTAATACTACTAACGAAGAGACTTCCAAAAACAAATGGGAACATGGAGCCTGGCTCAGGCATGCTCTAGGAGTAGTCACTCCTAAAACGAGAACATGTCCTGTATTTGATGAAGAGGCGGTGGTGTGGTGTGCCAATCTGTTGGGAATAGAGGTGATGAGGCTGAAAGAGATACTGCAGGATGTCTCTTCTCATTATCGGGAGTTCTGGATCAGAAAGCGGAGAGGGGGATACCGCATGATCTCTGCTCCGGACAAGGAACTGAAAGCCATTCAAGATACTATTTATCACCGTATATTACTGTCTGTAAATGTGCATCCTGCCGCTACGGGATTCCGGCGTCAGCATTCCATCGTCGATAACGTCCGTCCCCATTTGGGAAAACGCTATGTCTTGAAGACGGACATCCACGATTTCTTTATTTCCATACGCAGTCCGAGGGTGAAGAAGACTTTCGAAAAGATCGGTTATCCGAAGAATATATCGAAAGTGCTGGGCGAGTTGTGTTGTATGCGCCGGCATTTGCCGCAAGGAGCGTCTACCAGTCCGGTGCTGAGCAACATCATCGCTTATGAGATGGACCGGAAACTGGCGGCGATGGCGGAAGAATTCGGGCTGACTTACAGTCGTTATGCCGACGACCTTACCTTTTCGGGCGATGTCTTTCCGAAAGATCAGGTGCTTGCCCGGGTCAAGGAAATCATCAGGGAAGAGAAGTTTGAACCGAATCATCAGAAAACCCGTTTTCTGAATGAGTATGACAGGAAGATAATCACGGGCGTATCCGTCAGCTCCGGTGTGAAGCTGACCATTCCTAAAGCCCGAAAGAGAGAGATTCGCAAGAATGTCTATTTCATTCTGACGAAGGGACTGGCGGAACATCAACGCAGAATCGGTTCCCATGATCCTGCCTATCTGAAACGGTTGATAGGATCGCTTTGTTATTGGCGTTCCATAGAACCGGATAACACGTATGTATCCGATTCTATCGCTACTCTGAAACGTCTGCAGAATGGTTCTTGA
- a CDS encoding Crp/Fnr family transcriptional regulator — translation MVKMNMSDIDISEPLSDLLAPLNNEQREFLMNNYTIQTYKKNETIYCEGETPSHLMCLITGKVKIFKDGVGGRSQIIRMIKQREYFAYRAYFAKEDFVTAAAAFEPSVICLIPMTAITTLVAQNNDLAMFFIRQLSIDLGISDERTVSLTQKHIRGRLAESLIFLKESYGLEEDGSTLSIYLSREDLANLSNMTTSNAIRTLSQFATERLITIDGRKIKIIEEEKLKKISKIG, via the coding sequence ATGGTAAAAATGAACATGTCAGACATCGATATTTCGGAACCATTATCCGATTTGTTAGCTCCTTTGAATAACGAACAAAGGGAGTTTCTGATGAACAATTATACGATACAGACCTACAAAAAGAACGAAACCATCTACTGCGAAGGGGAGACTCCCTCTCATTTGATGTGCCTCATTACCGGCAAAGTCAAAATCTTCAAAGATGGTGTAGGAGGTAGAAGTCAGATTATCCGCATGATTAAACAGCGGGAATACTTTGCGTACCGTGCATACTTCGCAAAGGAAGACTTCGTAACTGCCGCCGCCGCTTTCGAACCTTCTGTTATCTGTCTCATCCCCATGACTGCCATCACCACGCTGGTCGCTCAAAACAACGATTTAGCCATGTTTTTTATCCGCCAGCTTTCTATCGATCTCGGCATTTCCGACGAACGTACCGTCAGCCTGACACAGAAACATATCCGTGGACGTCTGGCAGAATCGCTGATTTTCCTCAAAGAGAGCTATGGACTGGAAGAAGACGGATCGACATTGAGTATTTATCTTTCCCGTGAAGACCTGGCAAATCTGTCGAACATGACCACCTCGAACGCCATCCGTACCTTATCACAGTTCGCTACGGAACGTCTGATCACCATTGACGGAAGAAAGATCAAGATCATCGAAGAAGAAAAACTCAAGAAAATAAGCAAGATAGGATAA
- a CDS encoding DUF5686 family protein, with protein MLCLFSFIPKGAANLVLNPYTSQEISADSIIERVMTFAPSYESIVSDYRANLYIKGKMNIQKKNFILRYVPSMFRLQKGVREYLLETYSDLHYTAPNIYDQKVKASQGTVRGNRGLPGLLEYFSVNIYSSSLLNDERLLSPLAKNGQKYYKYRIDSVMGDPNNLDYRIRFIPRTKSDQLVGGYMIVSSNVWSVREIRFSGRSELITFTCWIKMGEVGKKDEFLPIRYDVEALFKFLGNKVDGNYTASLDYKSIELKERKVRKKEKKKYNLSESFSLQCDTNAYKTDASTFGVLRPIPLSEGEKQLYKDYTYRRDTVSVQQKTKSQAFWGTMGDLMVEDYKFNLSNIGSVRFSPFINPLLFSYSGSNGLSYRQDFRYNRIFRGDKWLRIVPKLGYNFTRKEFYWSLNADFEYWPQKRGFFRLSVGNGNRIYSSKMLDELKAMPDSIFNFDLIHLDYFKDLYFNFRHSFEITNGLDISLGFSAHKRTAVEKSRFVITGDYPMPPPEFMERFRNTYISFAPRIRVEWTPALYYYMNGKRKINLRSDYPTFSVDYERGIEGVFKSTGEYERIEFDLQHKIQLGLMRNIYYRFGFGAFTNQDELYFVDFANFARHNLPVGWNDEIGGVFQVLDGRWYNSSRRYVRGHFTYEAPFLILRHLMKYTRYVQNERLYISALSMPHLQPYLEVGYGIGTHVFDVGVFVSSENWKFSGIGCKFTFELFNR; from the coding sequence ATGTTGTGCTTGTTCTCTTTTATTCCGAAGGGGGCAGCCAATCTTGTTCTTAATCCTTATACAAGTCAGGAGATATCTGCTGATTCCATCATTGAGCGTGTCATGACTTTTGCTCCCTCTTATGAAAGTATAGTGAGCGACTATCGCGCGAACCTATATATAAAGGGTAAGATGAATATTCAGAAGAAGAATTTTATCCTCCGGTACGTTCCTTCGATGTTTCGCTTGCAGAAGGGGGTACGTGAATACTTGCTCGAAACGTATAGTGACCTGCATTATACAGCTCCCAATATCTATGACCAGAAAGTTAAGGCATCACAAGGCACTGTGAGAGGAAACAGGGGACTGCCGGGATTACTTGAATATTTTAGTGTCAATATCTACTCATCTTCTCTTCTGAATGACGAACGCTTGCTGTCTCCGCTTGCCAAGAACGGGCAGAAATACTACAAATACCGGATAGACAGTGTGATGGGCGATCCCAATAATCTCGACTACCGGATACGTTTCATTCCCCGTACCAAGAGCGACCAGCTGGTGGGCGGCTATATGATTGTCAGCAGCAATGTATGGAGCGTGCGTGAAATCCGTTTTTCGGGGCGGTCGGAACTGATTACGTTTACTTGCTGGATCAAGATGGGGGAAGTAGGAAAGAAAGATGAATTTCTCCCGATACGTTATGACGTGGAGGCCCTTTTTAAGTTCCTGGGAAATAAGGTGGACGGCAATTATACCGCCTCGCTGGACTATAAATCGATAGAACTGAAAGAAAGAAAGGTTCGGAAGAAAGAGAAGAAAAAGTATAATCTGTCGGAATCATTCTCCTTGCAGTGCGATACGAATGCCTATAAAACAGATGCGTCCACGTTCGGCGTGCTACGCCCCATCCCTTTGAGTGAAGGAGAAAAGCAACTTTACAAAGATTATACATACAGGCGGGATACCGTGTCGGTGCAACAGAAAACCAAGAGTCAGGCTTTCTGGGGAACGATGGGCGACCTGATGGTGGAAGATTATAAATTCAACCTGTCCAATATCGGAAGTGTCCGCTTCTCGCCGTTTATCAATCCGCTTTTGTTCAGTTATAGCGGAAGCAACGGATTGTCGTACCGGCAGGACTTCCGTTACAATCGGATTTTCAGAGGTGACAAGTGGCTCCGCATCGTGCCCAAACTGGGTTATAACTTTACACGGAAAGAGTTCTACTGGTCGTTGAATGCCGACTTTGAGTACTGGCCGCAAAAACGGGGCTTTTTCCGGCTGAGTGTGGGTAATGGTAACCGCATCTATAGCAGCAAGATGCTGGACGAACTGAAAGCGATGCCGGACAGTATCTTTAATTTCGACCTCATCCATCTGGATTATTTCAAGGACTTGTATTTCAACTTCCGGCATAGTTTTGAAATTACCAACGGACTGGATATCAGCCTCGGTTTCTCGGCACACAAGAGAACAGCCGTCGAGAAATCCCGTTTTGTGATTACGGGTGACTATCCGATGCCTCCGCCGGAATTTATGGAACGCTTCAGAAATACCTATATCAGCTTTGCCCCGCGCATCCGGGTGGAATGGACTCCGGCGCTTTATTATTATATGAACGGAAAGCGTAAGATCAATCTCCGTTCTGACTATCCGACATTTTCGGTGGACTATGAACGGGGGATAGAAGGAGTATTCAAAAGTACCGGAGAATATGAACGGATAGAATTCGATCTTCAACATAAGATTCAGCTGGGACTGATGCGAAATATTTATTATCGTTTCGGCTTCGGGGCATTTACCAATCAGGATGAACTGTACTTTGTGGACTTTGCCAATTTTGCCCGTCATAATCTGCCGGTAGGGTGGAATGATGAAATCGGCGGTGTGTTTCAAGTGCTCGACGGACGTTGGTATAACTCCTCCCGCCGCTATGTACGCGGACATTTCACTTATGAGGCCCCTTTCCTCATTCTCCGGCATTTGATGAAATATACCCGCTATGTGCAGAACGAACGTCTTTATATCAGTGCGCTCTCTATGCCGCACCTTCAGCCTTACCTTGAAGTGGGCTACGGCATCGGTACGCACGTCTTTGATGTGGGAGTATTCGTCAGCAGTGAGAACTGGAAATTCAGCGGGATCGGATGTAAATTTACTTTCGAGTTGTTCAACCGATAG
- a CDS encoding glutamine synthetase III, translating to MSKMRFYALQELSNRKPLEVTAPSNKLSDYYGSHVFDRKKMQEYLPKEAYKAVTDAIEKGTPISREIADLIANGMKSWAKSLNVTHYTHWFQPLTDGTAEKHDGFIEFGEDGGVIERFSGKLLIQQEPDASSFPNGGIRNTFEARGYTAWDVSSPAFVVDTTLCIPTIFISYTGEALDYKTPLLKALAAVDKAATEVCQLFDKNVTRVFTNLGWEQEYFLVDSSLYNARPDLCLTGRTLMGHSSAKDQQLEDHYFGSIPPRVTAFMKELEIECHKLGIPAKTRHNEVAPNQFELAPIFENCNLANDHNQLVMDLMKRIARKHHFNVLLHEKPYSSVNGSGKHNNWSLCTDTGINLFAPGKNPKGNMLFLTFLVNVLMMVYKNQDLLRASIMSASNSYRLGANEAPPAILSCFLGSQLSATLDEIVRQVGNEKMTPEEKTTLKLGIGRIPEILLDTTDRNRTSPFAFTGNRFEFRAAGSSSNCAAAMIAINAAMANQLNEFRASVEKLMEEGVGKDEAIFRLLKETIIASEAIRFEGDGYSEEWRQEAARRGLTNICHVPEALMHYVDNQSKSVLIGERIFNETELNSRLEVELEKYTMKVQIEGRVLGDLAINHIVPTAVTYQNRLLENLCKMKEIFSPEEYEVLSADRKELIREISHRVTSIKVLVREMTEARKVANHKDNYKERAFEYEEKVRPYLDKIRDHIDHLEMEVDDEIWPLPKYRELLFTK from the coding sequence ATGTCAAAAATGAGATTTTACGCATTACAAGAACTTTCCAACCGGAAGCCGCTGGAAGTTACTGCCCCTTCCAACAAACTCTCTGATTATTATGGTAGCCACGTATTCGACCGCAAGAAGATGCAGGAGTATCTTCCGAAGGAAGCCTATAAGGCTGTTACCGATGCAATCGAAAAAGGTACACCGATCAGCCGTGAAATAGCCGACCTGATTGCCAACGGCATGAAGAGCTGGGCCAAGTCGCTCAACGTCACCCACTACACACACTGGTTTCAGCCTCTGACAGACGGAACCGCCGAAAAGCATGACGGCTTTATCGAATTCGGCGAAGACGGCGGAGTCATTGAACGATTCTCCGGAAAACTGCTGATTCAGCAAGAACCGGACGCTTCTTCTTTCCCCAATGGCGGTATCCGTAATACATTCGAAGCTCGCGGATATACCGCATGGGACGTTTCTTCTCCGGCATTCGTAGTAGATACCACGCTCTGTATCCCTACGATCTTTATCTCTTACACAGGCGAAGCGCTGGATTACAAGACTCCGCTTCTGAAAGCACTTGCTGCTGTAGACAAAGCTGCTACGGAGGTTTGCCAGCTATTCGACAAGAACGTAACACGCGTCTTTACCAACTTAGGATGGGAACAGGAATATTTCCTCGTAGACTCCTCCTTATATAATGCACGTCCCGACCTTTGTCTGACCGGACGTACCTTGATGGGACACTCTTCCGCCAAAGACCAACAGTTGGAAGACCACTATTTCGGCTCCATTCCTCCACGTGTCACCGCATTTATGAAGGAACTCGAAATCGAATGTCACAAACTGGGCATCCCTGCCAAGACCCGTCACAACGAAGTAGCTCCCAACCAGTTCGAGCTGGCTCCCATCTTCGAAAACTGCAACCTGGCAAACGACCACAACCAGCTTGTCATGGACTTGATGAAGCGTATCGCACGCAAGCATCACTTCAATGTATTGCTGCACGAAAAACCATATAGCAGCGTTAACGGCTCCGGCAAACATAATAACTGGTCGCTCTGCACCGACACCGGCATCAACCTGTTTGCCCCCGGAAAGAACCCGAAAGGCAATATGCTGTTCCTTACTTTCCTGGTAAACGTACTGATGATGGTATACAAGAACCAGGACCTGCTGCGTGCCTCCATCATGAGTGCCAGCAACAGCTACCGTCTGGGAGCGAACGAAGCTCCTCCCGCCATCCTCTCCTGCTTCCTCGGTTCACAACTCTCGGCAACCCTCGACGAAATCGTACGCCAGGTAGGAAATGAGAAAATGACACCGGAAGAAAAGACTACGCTGAAACTGGGAATCGGACGTATCCCGGAAATCCTGCTCGATACTACCGACCGCAACCGTACTTCTCCTTTTGCCTTCACCGGAAACCGCTTTGAGTTCCGTGCCGCCGGCTCTTCTTCCAACTGTGCCGCCGCCATGATCGCCATCAACGCCGCCATGGCCAACCAGTTGAACGAATTCCGCGCATCAGTGGAGAAACTGATGGAAGAAGGAGTGGGCAAAGACGAAGCTATCTTCCGCCTGCTGAAAGAAACCATCATCGCTTCCGAAGCCATCCGCTTTGAAGGCGACGGTTACTCCGAAGAATGGAGACAGGAAGCTGCCCGCCGCGGACTGACCAACATCTGCCACGTGCCGGAAGCGCTGATGCACTACGTAGACAACCAGTCGAAATCGGTACTGATCGGCGAACGCATCTTCAACGAAACCGAACTGAACAGCCGTCTCGAAGTAGAACTGGAAAAATACACCATGAAGGTACAGATCGAGGGGCGTGTATTGGGCGACCTCGCCATCAACCACATCGTGCCGACGGCTGTCACCTACCAGAACCGGCTGCTAGAGAATCTGTGCAAAATGAAAGAAATCTTCTCTCCGGAAGAATACGAAGTATTGAGCGCTGACCGCAAAGAACTGATTCGTGAAATCTCGCACCGGGTGACTTCCATCAAAGTACTGGTACGCGAAATGACCGAAGCCCGAAAAGTAGCCAATCACAAAGATAACTACAAAGAGAGGGCATTCGAATACGAAGAAAAAGTGCGTCCTTACCTCGATAAAATCCGCGATCATATCGACCATCTGGAGATGGAGGTAGACGACGAAATATGGCCGCTGCCCAAGTATAGGGAACTCTTGTTCACCAAATAA